A single region of the Drosophila miranda strain MSH22 chromosome 2, D.miranda_PacBio2.1, whole genome shotgun sequence genome encodes:
- the LOC108156622 gene encoding octopamine receptor beta-3R-like isoform X1 has protein sequence MSDMSRTKVSDFLSTSSSSSGGSSSSTAISRTTMTLAATSSSATAATATATATSRPTKSIATFVAGSAVFNATVTTTATASKSSGNLLLTTATLTASTGSATTTTTSLPTTSQFVDGSLTSLSLRATSTASISSSSVGAGAGAGAAAVTGTGALWSSESPFELFPTVGANITANISSILEQGEGQLEESWVDLSVLLLKGFIFSSIILAAVLGNALVIISVQRNRKLRVITNYFVVSLAMADMLVALCAMTFNASVELSGGKWMFGPFMCNVYNSLDVYFSTASILHLCCISVDRYYAIVRPLEYPLNMTHKTVCFMLANVWILPALISFTPIFLGWYTTEEHLREISMHPDQCSFVVNKAYALISSSVSFWIPGIVMLVMYWRIFKEAVRQRKALSRTSSNILLNSVHMGHAQQPTNLSYLHPSDCDLNVASTREETHSALSNLEDMLQPATDEDDDKDECECDELRVPSPPPRRLSRSSIDLRDLEQERYEKVTHTDSAPSMMALQQQQPSHNHNQLQPPAPVFNPQIWTESFPTAKVTQVEGPETQPDEEQEQEPEQLQHPALPQQQLSLTSGSGNSEPEPESTAYRVFGLHSDESESNDLYDTHLPLAEDNKELKRLIEDNYLYFKKQTGGTVISAPGGGKYAALSETDFIRLKAGAAACGRKAIAASDSEFLRTISEARASTEQPMPGKEKGFNFLSLLAKTKRSSAECFALERKRNQATSEGSSFFRRARNRKLSHSYNGSAGGGGKERKLERRQRQHSDTDSTPNKPDILLDINVLSEQSGACVIQQFSDGVQLIDFSGDTDGLGLGVGIGLGIGGPGDELAQLADCFGESPKHPATPPPSLSPPELPEQSGMLIANSSELAEIFRSLSFPLGEQGRCGGSRCQATAPQRMSTLSDQVCANYLMSPPNTPPATAGTSASNGNAMGSSNSQSASINVYFLSPPPPPHAAGPGYTPSDTSTVSLDVVTTLPVPQPQPQPNPQPQQQPPLNISPKPEIILDSTLSPGEGGCDGLGGEPRDVTSPLFKRKDSSGDADVSVSGGRQRCSILAGYDGLQTVRKRQASVVTYDVNVINFSQDNSDSRSYIPMGRVSTSSAKHEFSNKSSLIRRGGICIFVDEEEAEISEQKPRGIKFAPVSSPLPKCPLCGSDISTANANATATGTTTNSTDTTANASSKRSSHAQAPDLDQEPTRFWHKRTAAVTACWQQRQRHRRRRSQAGCSHCGATGESCRIHHTANSSQTHSPPPPPPSLAHSRSLPLCISLSVSVCLLLSQFLYLYLYLSHVLTLQSHAFPPLSVSIIRFSRISTRIRPGHTRTHTCIYMHPTYIGISIPRKPTSTSNTSRFQGKARSLLLKSN, from the exons ATGAGCGACATGTCAAGGACCAAAGTTTCTGATTTCctcagcaccagcagcagcagcagcggcggcagcagcagcagcactgccATCAGTCGAACGACAATGACATTAGCTgcaacatcatcatcagcaacagcagcaacagcaacggcaacggcaacgagCAGGCCCACGAAATCGATTGCAACATTCGTGGCAGGTAGCGCCGTCTTTAATGCCACGGTCACAACAACGGCCACAGCCTCAAAGAGTAGCGGCAACCTTCTGCTAACAACGGCCACGCTAACAGCCTCCACGGGGTCTgcaacaacgacgacgacgagttTGCCTACAACATCGCAATTTGTAGATGGCTCGTTGACTTCGCTTTCATTAAGAGCCACATCGACAGCCTCAATATCATCATCGTCcgttggagctggagctggggctggcgCTGCAGCTGTCACTGGCACTGGAGCCCTGTGGTCCTCCGAGTCCCCGTTTGAGCTGTTCCCAACAGTTGGGGCAAACATAACAGCCAATATCAGCAGCATCCTCGAGCAGGGCGAGGGACAGTTGGAGGAGAGCTGGGTGGATCTATCGGTGCTGCTCCTCAAAGGATTCATCTTCTCGTCAATTATCCTGGCCGCAGTCCTCGGAAATGCTTTGGTTATCATCTCCGTACAGCGCAATCGCAAGCTGAG GGTGATAACCAATTACTTTGTGGTGTCGCTGGCCATGGCGGACATGTTGGTGGCCCTCTGTGCGATGACATTCAACGCGTCCGTGGAGCTGTCCGGCGGCAAGTGGATGTTCGGGCCGTTCATGTGCAACGTGTACAACAGCCTCGATGTTTACTTCTCCACGGCGAGCATCCTGCACCTCTGCTGCATCTCCGTCGACAG ATACTATGCCATTGTGCGTCCGCTGGAGTATCCATTGAATATGACGCACAAAACGGTCTGCTTTATGCTGGCCAATGTCTGGATACTGCCCGCCCTCATCTCGTTCACGCCCATCTTCCTGGGCTGGTACACGACGGAGGAGCATCTGCGGGAGATATCGATGCACCCGGACCAGTGCTCATTTGTGGTCAACAAGGCCTATGCCCTCATCTCCAGTTCGGTGAGCTTCTGGATACCCGGCATCGTGATGCTGGTGATGTATTGGCGCATCTTCAA GGAGGCTGTGCGGCAGCGCAAGGCCCTCAGCCGCACCAGCTCCAACATCCTGCTGAACAGCGTGCACATGGGCCACGCCCAGCAGCCCACCAACCTGAGCTATCTGCATCCGAGCGACTGCGATCTAAATGTGGCATCCACGCGCGAGGAGACGCACAGTGCACTGAGCAACTTGGAG GACATGCTGCAGCCGGCCACGGATGAGGACGACGACAAGgacgagtgcgagtgcgatgAACTGCGCGTGCCCTCACCACCGCCGCGGCGcctcagccgcagcagcaTCGATCTGCGTGACCTGGAGCAGGAGCGCTACGAAAAGGTCACGCACACGGACAGCGCCCCCTCGATGATggcgctgcagcagcagcagccctcGCACAATCACAACCAGCTGCAGCCGCCAGCGCCTGTGTTCAATCCACAGATATGGACGGAGTCCTTTCCGACCGCAAAAGTTACCCAAGTGGAGGGGCCGGAGACGCAGCCGGACgaagagcaggagcaggagccagAGCAGCTGCAGCATCCGGCGCtaccgcagcagcagctgagCCTGACGAGCGGCAGTGGCAACAgcgagccggagccggagtccACGGCCTACCGGGTCTTCGGGCTGCACAGcgacgagagcgagagcaacgaccTCTATGACACGCACTTGCCGCTGGCCGAGGACAACAAGGAGCTGAAGCGCCTCATCGAGGACAACTATCTGTACTTCAAGAAGCAGACGGGCGGCACGGTCATCAGTGCACCGGGGGGCGGCAAGTACGCCGCTCTCAGCGAGACGGACTTCATCAGGCTGAAGGCGGGGGCGGCGGCCTGTGGACGGAAGGCGATTGCCGCCAGCGACTCGGAATTCCTGCGCACGATCAGCGAGGCCAGGGCCAGCACGGAGCAGCCGATGCCCGGCAAGGAGAAGGGCTTCAACTTCCTCTCGCTGCTGGCCAAGACGAAGCGCTCCAGTGCCGAGTGCTTCGCCCTGGAGCGGAAGCGGAACCAGGCCACCTCGGAGGGGTCCAGCTTCTTCCGGCGCGCCCGCAACCGGAAGCTCTCGCACAGCTACAACGGAAGCgctggcggcggcggcaaggaacgcaaacTTGAGCGACGCCAGCGGCAGCACAGCGACACCGACTCGACGCCCAACAAGCCGGACATCCTGCTGGACATCAACGTCCTCAGCGAGCAGAGCGGGGCCTGCGTCATCCAGCAGTTCAGCGATGGCGTGCAGCTGATCGACTTCAGCGGCGACACTgacggactcggactcggagtcGGCATCGGCCTAGGCATCGGGGGCCCGGGGGATGAGCTGGCCCAGCTGGCTGACTGCTTTGGGGAGTCCCCCAAGCATCCGGCCACGCCGCCGCCCTCCCTCTCGCcgccggagctgccggagcaGAGCGGCATGCTGATTGCCAACAGCTCGGAGCTGGCCGAGATCTTCCGCTCGCTCAGCTTTCCGCTGGGCGAACAGGGGCGATGCGGCGGCTCCAGGTGCCAGGCGACGGCCCCCCAGCGAATGAGCACGCTGAGCGATCAGGTGTGCGCCAACTATCTGATGTCCCCACCGAACACTCCACCGGCCACCGCGGGCACGTCCGCCTCCAATGGCAACGCCATGGGCTCCTCCAACTCGCAGTCGGCGTCCATCAATGTGTACTTCctgtcgccgccgccgccgccgcatgCGGCCGGACCCGGCTATACGCCAAGCGACACCTCCACAGTATCGCTGGATGTGGTCACCACGCTGCCGgtgccccagccccagccccagcccaacccccagccgcagcagcaacccCCCCTCAACATATCCCCAAAGCCAGAAATAATCCTCGACTCGACGCTATCCCCCGGGGAGGGCGGATGCGACGGCCTGGGCGGCGAGCCCAGGGATGTCACGTCCCCGCTGTTCAAGCGCAAAGATAGCTCCGGAGATGCGGATGTGAGCGTTTCCGGCGGCCGTCAACGCTGCAGCATCCTGGCCGGCTACGATGGCCTGCAGACCGTGAGGAAGCGACAGGCCTCTGTGGTGACCTATGACGTCAATGTCATAAATTTCTCGCAGGATAACAGCGACAGTCGCAGCTACATTCCCATGGGTCGCGTCTCTACCAGTTCTGCAA AGCACGAATTTTCCAATAAATCCTCGCTCATCCGACGCGGTGGCATCTGCATCTTTGTGGATGAGGAGGAGGCCGAGATCAGCGAACAGAAGCCGCGCGGCATCAAGTTTGCCCCGGTGTCCAGCCCGCTGCCCAAGTGTCCGCTCTGTGGGAGCGACATCAGCACCGCCAACGCCAATGCCACCGCCACCGGCACCACAACCAACTCCACTGACACAACCGCCAATGCAAGTAGTAAACGTAGTAGTCACGCCCAAGCTCCAGATCTTGACCAGGAGCCCACACGCTTCTGGCACAAACGTACGGCGGCGGTCACGGCATGCTggcagcagaggcagcgcCATCGGAGGCGCCGCTCCCAAGCCGGATGCAGTCACTGTGGTGCAACCGGTGAGTCTTGTCGTATCCACCACACAGCAAACAGTAGCCAGACCCACtcgcccccacccccacccccatcTCTCGCTCATTCTCgctctcttcctctctgtatctctctgtctgtctctgtctgtctcttgcTCAGTCAgtttctgtatctgtatctgtatctgtctcATGTTTTAACACTTCAATCCCACGCATTTCCCCCGCTTTCAGTGTCAATCATTCGCTTTTCCCGCATCAGCACTCGCATCAGACCAGGACACACACGCACTCACACTTGTATATACATGCATCCCACATACATAGGTATCTCGATTCCCCGAAAGCCAACATCGACATCGAATACATCTCGCTTTCAAGGGAAAGCCAGGTCCCTGCTCCTCAAATCGAATTAA